The following are encoded in a window of Peromyscus maniculatus bairdii isolate BWxNUB_F1_BW_parent chromosome X, HU_Pman_BW_mat_3.1, whole genome shotgun sequence genomic DNA:
- the Ct47c1 gene encoding cancer/testis antigen family 47 member C1, with translation MSTTGNRDPTKESRDNPVTLEGEWVQEAAEGCRIGHESGLDGASATPAVEIMAVCPREVENVGLERNPEEEDDREESVAAEEGSDIDPVEKEARERGEENVENQDVVNTHQFPMAGFRFMFLDLIHAILNRVYYNNHVMIRRPSENQVRETPGPSASGHTSEVQVPPGTIPSTVRATECERRAPGLARSLPEVISTFPELEEPIDFEEEDYYLPEQDLCVQEPAVRVVAEEPAEQAIEVAAVVTAEDPAKEVMEQIMASEDECHCDIWNEEENIFEEEEVEKGEEKKNQGALEGNPDPAGSSTSKSS, from the exons ATGTCTACCACAGGGAATCGAGATCCAACCAAAGAGAGCCGAGATAACCCAGTAACCCTTGAGGGAGAGTGGGTACAGGAAGCTGCGGAGGGCTGCAGGATAGGCCACGAGTCCGGCCTAGATGGGGCCTCTGCCACACCTGCAGTTGAAATAATGGCTGTTTGTCCTAGGGAGGTGGAGAATGTTGGGCTTGAAAGAAacccagaggaagaggatgaCAGGGAAGAGAGTGTGGCTGCTGAGGAAGGCTCAGATATTGATCCTGTTGAGAAGGAGGCGCGAGAACGGGGGGAGGAAAATGTGGAAAATCAAGACGTGGTGAACACCCATCAGTTCCCAATGGCTGGCTTCCGATTTATGTTTCTGGATCTGATCCACGCCATTCTCAATCGTGTCTATTACAACAACCATGTCATGATTAGGCGTCCCAGTGAAAACCAAGTGAGGGAAACACCTGGCCCTTCTGCATCTGGCCACACAAGTGAGGTCCAAGTACCACCCGGGACCATTCCATCAACGGTGAGGGCCACCGAGTGTGAGCGCCGCGCCCCAGGCCTGGCCCGAAGCCTGCCAGAAGTCATCTCCACATTTCCGGAGCTGGAGGAGCCTATAGACTTCGAGGAAGAAGATTATTACCTGCCGGAGCAAGATCTTTGCGTGCAGGAGCCAGCAGTTAGGGTAGTAGCCGAGGAACCAGCTGAGCAAGCAATAGAGGTGGCAGCAGTGGTGACAGCGGAAGATCCAGCAAAGGAAGTCATGGAGCAAATCATGGCCTCAGAGG atgaatgccATTGTGATATCTGGAATGAGGAGGAAAACAtctttgaggaggaggaggtggaaaaaggagaagaaaagaaaaaccaaggagCACTTGAAGGGAACCCAGATCCAGCAGGCTCCAGTACCAGCAAATCCAG TTAA